The Candidatus Manganitrophaceae bacterium DNA segment AGCGGCGCCTTTCTTAAGGAGGTCATGCAGATGGACGACCCCCTTCATAAGACCTTCTTTATCGACGGCAACCAGTGAGGTAATCGAAAAGATTTCCATTCTGTGAACGGCCTCCGCGGCCAAAGCCTCTGACAGGATGGTCTTTGGGGACGCATTCATCACCTGTGCGGCAGGTAATGAAAATATATCTGTCTGCCCACGATTCACATCCTTGATCAATCTTCTTAGATCTCCATCGGTCACAACCCCAGAGAAAGTTCCTTTCTCTGTGACAACGGTTGTCATTCCCAACTTCTTTGCACTCATTTCCAGCACAACTTCCCGCATCGGTGTCGTTTCCTGAACGGTCGGAATCTCTTCTCCCGTATGCATGACATCCATAACTTTTAAAAGAAGATTTCGACCCAGAGAACCTCCGGGGTGGAAAAAAGCAAAATCTTCCTTTTTGAAGCCCTTCATTTGAAGAAGGGCAACGGCCAGGGCATCCCCCATGGCCAAGGCCGTTGTGGTACTTGCCGTCGGGGCCAGGCCCAGAGGACAGGCCTCTTCCCGAACGGAAACATCCAGAACGATATCACTTGCCTTTGCAAGGCTTGAGTCGATCTTGCCCGTCATGGTGATCAACTTCAGGTCGAGACGTTTAATGGCAGGGAGGATGCGAAGAATCTCTTCTGTCTCTCCGCTGTTGGAAATAGTCAATACAACATCATCTCTGGAGATCATTCCAAGATCGCCATGAATTCCCTCAGAGGGATGAAGAAAAAAGGCAGGAGTCCCGGTACTCGCCATGGTTGCGCTTATTTTCTTGCCGATGTGTCCCGATTTCCCCATGCCGATGATCACCACCCGACCTTTACAATCATGGCAGAACTTAACCGCGACAACGAAGTGACCATCTATCCTCTTTTCAAGGGCGGAAAGGGCTTCTGCCTCGATGCGAATGACCCGTCGGCCTTCTTCTATGCTGATGTCCATTTTCTCTTCACTCATGCGAGGTTGCTTCTCTTTTACTCATGGGAGCGTTCCTGCGGTACTCGAATCCTTAACTTGAAAGTTGTATTGTGGTTACGCCTCTTGCCAATACCCGAAGTAAAACAAGATAAACTTAAAGTTTTACGTTAGGGTTCAATGAGCGCATCGAGAATGCGTCGTACATCTTTCAAAACGATATTTAACTCCGAGTAATCCACCATGTTGGGGCCATCGGATGGGGCCGTGTCGGGTCTCGGATGAACCTCGAGAAAGAGGCCGTCGCATCCCGTCGCAACGGCAGATCTGGAGAGTGGTGCGACAAACTCCCTTTGTCCAGATGAAACTTTTCCACCCCCTCCCGGCAATTGTACGCTGTGTGTTCCGTCAAATATAACCGGATATCCCGATTCTCTCATGATGACGAGTGAACGCATGTCACTTACAAGATTATTATACCCGAAAGTGCTTCCCCTTTCGGTCAGCATAATTTTCTTATGCCCGATAGATTCCAACTTTTCAACCACATTAA contains these protein-coding regions:
- a CDS encoding KpsF/GutQ family sugar-phosphate isomerase, with the protein product MSIEEGRRVIRIEAEALSALEKRIDGHFVVAVKFCHDCKGRVVIIGMGKSGHIGKKISATMASTGTPAFFLHPSEGIHGDLGMISRDDVVLTISNSGETEEILRILPAIKRLDLKLITMTGKIDSSLAKASDIVLDVSVREEACPLGLAPTASTTTALAMGDALAVALLQMKGFKKEDFAFFHPGGSLGRNLLLKVMDVMHTGEEIPTVQETTPMREVVLEMSAKKLGMTTVVTEKGTFSGVVTDGDLRRLIKDVNRGQTDIFSLPAAQVMNASPKTILSEALAAEAVHRMEIFSITSLVAVDKEGLMKGVVHLHDLLKKGAA